From the genome of Bombus huntii isolate Logan2020A chromosome 14, iyBomHunt1.1, whole genome shotgun sequence, one region includes:
- the LOC126873032 gene encoding uncharacterized protein LOC126873032 isoform X40 has translation MDVEVVVEVDIDVEVVVEVDMDVEVVFEVDMDVEVVVEVDMDVEVVFEVDMDVEVVFEVDMDVEVVVEVNMDVEVVFEVDMDVEIVVEVNMDVEVVVEVDMDVEVVFEVDMDVEVDMEMDIEIDIEVDMDVEVDVEIEVEIQVLAQWIS, from the exons ATGGatgttgaggttgttgttgaGGTGGATATAGatgttgaggttgttgttgaG GTGGATATGGATGTTGAGGTTGTTTTTGAGGTGGATATGGatgttgaggttgttgttgaGGTGGATATGGATGTTGAGGTTGTTTTTGAGGTGGATATGGATGTTGAGGTTGTTTTTGAGGTGGATATGGATGTTGAG gttgttgttgaGGTGAATATGGATGTTGAGGTTGTTTTTGAG GTGGATATGGATGTTGAGATTGTTGTTGAGGTGAATATGGatgttgaggttgttgttgaGGTGGATATGGATGTTGAGGTTGTTTTTGAGGTGGATATGGATGTTGAGGTTGATATGGAGATGGATATTGAGATAGATATTGAGGTGGATATGGATGTTGAGGTTGATGTTGAGATTGAGGTTGAGATTCAGGTCCTGGCTCAGTGGATTTCATAG
- the LOC126873032 gene encoding uncharacterized protein LOC126873032 isoform X44: protein MDVEVVVEVDIDVEVVVEVDMDVEVVVEVDMDVEVVFEVDMDVEVVFEVDMDVEVVVEVDMDVEVVVEVDMDVEIVVEVNMDVEVVVEVDMDVEVVFEVDMDVEVDMEMDIEIDIEVDMDVEVDVEIEVEIQVLAQWIS, encoded by the exons ATGGatgttgaggttgttgttgaGGTGGATATAGatgttgaggttgttgttgaG GTGGATATGGatgttgaggttgttgttgaGGTGGATATGGATGTTGAGGTTGTTTTTGAGGTGGATATGGATGTTGAGGTTGTTTTTGAGGTGGATATGGATGTTGAG gttgttgttgaGGTGGATATGGatgttgaggttgttgttgaG GTGGATATGGATGTTGAGATTGTTGTTGAGGTGAATATGGatgttgaggttgttgttgaGGTGGATATGGATGTTGAGGTTGTTTTTGAGGTGGATATGGATGTTGAGGTTGATATGGAGATGGATATTGAGATAGATATTGAGGTGGATATGGATGTTGAGGTTGATGTTGAGATTGAGGTTGAGATTCAGGTCCTGGCTCAGTGGATTTCATAG
- the LOC126873032 gene encoding uncharacterized protein LOC126873032 isoform X27 → MDVEVVVEVDIDVEVVVEVDMDVEVVFEVDMDVEVVVEVDMDVEVVFEVDMDVEVVFEVNMDVEVVFEVDMDVEVVVEVDMDVEVVVEVDMDVEIVVEVNMDVEVVVEVDMDVEVVFEVDMDVEVDMEMDIEIDIEVDMDVEVDVEIEVEIQVLAQWIS, encoded by the exons ATGGatgttgaggttgttgttgaGGTGGATATAGatgttgaggttgttgttgaG GTGGATATGGATGTTGAGGTTGTTTTTGAGGTGGATATGGatgttgaggttgttgttgaGGTGGATATGGATGTTGAGGTTGTTTTTGAGGTGGATATGGATGTTGAGGTTGTTTTTGAG GTGAATATGGATGTTGAGGTTGTTTTTGAGGTGGATATGGatgttgaggttgttgttgaGGTGGATATGGatgttgaggttgttgttgaG GTGGATATGGATGTTGAGATTGTTGTTGAGGTGAATATGGatgttgaggttgttgttgaGGTGGATATGGATGTTGAGGTTGTTTTTGAGGTGGATATGGATGTTGAGGTTGATATGGAGATGGATATTGAGATAGATATTGAGGTGGATATGGATGTTGAGGTTGATGTTGAGATTGAGGTTGAGATTCAGGTCCTGGCTCAGTGGATTTCATAG
- the LOC126873032 gene encoding uncharacterized protein LOC126873032 isoform X17 has translation MDVEVVVEVDIDVEVVVEVDMDVEVVVEVDMDVEVVFEVDMDVEVVFEVDMDVEVVVEVNMDVEVVFEVNMDVEVVFEVDMDVEVVVEVDMDVEVVVEVDMDVEIVVEVNMDVEVVVEVDMDVEVVFEVDMDVEVDMEMDIEIDIEVDMDVEVDVEIEVEIQVLAQWIS, from the exons ATGGatgttgaggttgttgttgaGGTGGATATAGatgttgaggttgttgttgaG GTGGATATGGatgttgaggttgttgttgaGGTGGATATGGATGTTGAGGTTGTTTTTGAGGTGGATATGGATGTTGAGGTTGTTTTTGAGGTGGATATGGATGTTGAG gttgttgttgaGGTGAATATGGATGTTGAGGTTGTTTTTGAGGTGAATATGGATGTTGAGGTTGTTTTTGAGGTGGATATGGatgttgaggttgttgttgaGGTGGATATGGatgttgaggttgttgttgaG GTGGATATGGATGTTGAGATTGTTGTTGAGGTGAATATGGatgttgaggttgttgttgaGGTGGATATGGATGTTGAGGTTGTTTTTGAGGTGGATATGGATGTTGAGGTTGATATGGAGATGGATATTGAGATAGATATTGAGGTGGATATGGATGTTGAGGTTGATGTTGAGATTGAGGTTGAGATTCAGGTCCTGGCTCAGTGGATTTCATAG
- the LOC126873032 gene encoding uncharacterized protein LOC126873032 isoform X9 has product MDVEVVFEVDMDVEVVVEVDMDVEVVFEVDMDVEVVFEVDMDVEVVFEVDMDVEVVVEVNMDVEVVFEVNMDVEVVFEVDMDVEVVVEVDMDVEVVVEVDMDVEIVVEVNMDVEVVVEVDMDVEVVFEVDMDVEVDMEMDIEIDIEVDMDVEVDVEIEVEIQVLAQWIS; this is encoded by the exons ATGGATGTTGAGGTTGTTTTTGAGGTGGATATGGatgttgaggttgttgttgaGGTGGATATGGATGTTGAGGTTGTTTTTGAGGTGGATATGGATGTTGAGGTTGTTTTTGAGGTGGATATGGATGTTGAGGTTGTTTTTGAGGTGGATATGGatgttgaggttgttgttgaGGTGAATATGGATGTTGAGGTTGTTTTTGAGGTGAATATGGATGTTGAGGTTGTTTTTGAGGTGGATATGGatgttgaggttgttgttgaGGTGGATATGGatgttgaggttgttgttgaG GTGGATATGGATGTTGAGATTGTTGTTGAGGTGAATATGGatgttgaggttgttgttgaGGTGGATATGGATGTTGAGGTTGTTTTTGAGGTGGATATGGATGTTGAGGTTGATATGGAGATGGATATTGAGATAGATATTGAGGTGGATATGGATGTTGAGGTTGATGTTGAGATTGAGGTTGAGATTCAGGTCCTGGCTCAGTGGATTTCATAG
- the LOC126873032 gene encoding uncharacterized protein LOC126873032 isoform X3, with product MDVEVVVEVDIDVEVVVEVDMDVEVVFEVDMDVEVVVEVDMDVEVVFEVDMDVEVVFEVDMDVEVVFEVDMDVEVVVEVNMDVEVVFEVNMDVEVVFEVDMDVEVVVEVDMDVEVVVEVDMDVEIVVEVDMDVEVVFEVDMDVEVDMEMDIEIDIEVDMDVEVDVEIEVEIQVLAQWIS from the exons ATGGatgttgaggttgttgttgaGGTGGATATAGatgttgaggttgttgttgaG GTGGATATGGATGTTGAGGTTGTTTTTGAGGTGGATATGGatgttgaggttgttgttgaGGTGGATATGGATGTTGAGGTTGTTTTTGAGGTGGATATGGATGTTGAGGTTGTTTTTGAGGTGGATATGGATGTTGAGGTTGTTTTTGAGGTGGATATGGatgttgaggttgttgttgaGGTGAATATGGATGTTGAGGTTGTTTTTGAGGTGAATATGGATGTTGAGGTTGTTTTTGAGGTGGATATGGatgttgaggttgttgttgaGGTGGATATGGatgttgaggttgttgttgaG GTGGATATGGATGTTGAGATTGTTGTTGAG GTGGATATGGATGTTGAGGTTGTTTTTGAGGTGGATATGGATGTTGAGGTTGATATGGAGATGGATATTGAGATAGATATTGAGGTGGATATGGATGTTGAGGTTGATGTTGAGATTGAGGTTGAGATTCAGGTCCTGGCTCAGTGGATTTCATAG
- the LOC126873032 gene encoding uncharacterized protein LOC126873032 isoform X24 translates to MDVEVVVEVDIDVEVVVEVDMDVEVVFEVDMDVEVVVEVDMDVEVVFEVDMDVEVVFEVDMDVEVVFEVDMDVEVVVEVNMDVEVVVEVDMDVEVVVEVDMDVEIVVEVDMDVEVVFEVDMDVEVDMEMDIEIDIEVDMDVEVDVEIEVEIQVLAQWIS, encoded by the exons ATGGatgttgaggttgttgttgaGGTGGATATAGatgttgaggttgttgttgaG GTGGATATGGATGTTGAGGTTGTTTTTGAGGTGGATATGGatgttgaggttgttgttgaGGTGGATATGGATGTTGAGGTTGTTTTTGAGGTGGATATGGATGTTGAGGTTGTTTTTGAGGTGGATATGGATGTTGAGGTTGTTTTTGAGGTGGATATGGatgttgaggttgttgttgaGGTGAATATGGATGTTGAG gttgttgttgaGGTGGATATGGatgttgaggttgttgttgaG GTGGATATGGATGTTGAGATTGTTGTTGAG GTGGATATGGATGTTGAGGTTGTTTTTGAGGTGGATATGGATGTTGAGGTTGATATGGAGATGGATATTGAGATAGATATTGAGGTGGATATGGATGTTGAGGTTGATGTTGAGATTGAGGTTGAGATTCAGGTCCTGGCTCAGTGGATTTCATAG
- the LOC126873032 gene encoding uncharacterized protein LOC126873032 isoform X23 — protein MDVEVVVEVDIDVEVVVEVDMDVEVVFEVDMDVEVVVEVDMDVEVVFEVDMDVEVVFEVDMDVEVVFEVDMDVEVVVEVDMDVEVVVEVDMDVEVVVEVDMDVEIVVEVDMDVEVVFEVDMDVEVDMEMDIEIDIEVDMDVEVDVEIEVEIQVLAQWIS, from the exons ATGGatgttgaggttgttgttgaGGTGGATATAGatgttgaggttgttgttgaG GTGGATATGGATGTTGAGGTTGTTTTTGAGGTGGATATGGatgttgaggttgttgttgaGGTGGATATGGATGTTGAGGTTGTTTTTGAGGTGGATATGGATGTTGAGGTTGTTTTTGAGGTGGATATGGATGTTGAGGTTGTTTTTGAGGTGGATATGGatgttgaggttgttgttgaG GTGGATATGGatgttgaggttgttgttgaGGTGGATATGGatgttgaggttgttgttgaG GTGGATATGGATGTTGAGATTGTTGTTGAG GTGGATATGGATGTTGAGGTTGTTTTTGAGGTGGATATGGATGTTGAGGTTGATATGGAGATGGATATTGAGATAGATATTGAGGTGGATATGGATGTTGAGGTTGATGTTGAGATTGAGGTTGAGATTCAGGTCCTGGCTCAGTGGATTTCATAG
- the LOC126873032 gene encoding uncharacterized protein LOC126873032 isoform X15 — MDVEVVVEVDIDVEVVVEVDMDVEVVFEVDMDVEVVVEVDMDVEVVFEVDMDVEVVFEVDMDVEVVFEVDMDVEVVVEVNMDVEVVFEVDMDVEVVVEVDMDVEVVVEVDMDVEIVVEVDMDVEVVFEVDMDVEVDMEMDIEIDIEVDMDVEVDVEIEVEIQVLAQWIS, encoded by the exons ATGGatgttgaggttgttgttgaGGTGGATATAGatgttgaggttgttgttgaG GTGGATATGGATGTTGAGGTTGTTTTTGAGGTGGATATGGatgttgaggttgttgttgaGGTGGATATGGATGTTGAGGTTGTTTTTGAGGTGGATATGGATGTTGAGGTTGTTTTTGAGGTGGATATGGATGTTGAGGTTGTTTTTGAGGTGGATATGGatgttgaggttgttgttgaGGTGAATATGGATGTTGAGGTTGTTTTTGAG GTGGATATGGatgttgaggttgttgttgaGGTGGATATGGatgttgaggttgttgttgaG GTGGATATGGATGTTGAGATTGTTGTTGAG GTGGATATGGATGTTGAGGTTGTTTTTGAGGTGGATATGGATGTTGAGGTTGATATGGAGATGGATATTGAGATAGATATTGAGGTGGATATGGATGTTGAGGTTGATGTTGAGATTGAGGTTGAGATTCAGGTCCTGGCTCAGTGGATTTCATAG
- the LOC126873032 gene encoding uncharacterized protein LOC126873032 isoform X1 has product MDVEVVVEVDIDVEVVVEVDMDVEVVFEVDMDVEVVVEVDMDVEVVFEVDMDVEVVFEVDMDVEVVFEVDMDVEVVVEVNMDVEVVFEVNMDVEVVFEVDMDVEVVVEVDMDVEVVVEVDMDVEIVVEVNMDVEVVVEVDMDVEVVFEVDMDVEVDMEMDIEIDIEVDMDVEVDVEIEVEIQVLAQWIS; this is encoded by the exons ATGGatgttgaggttgttgttgaGGTGGATATAGatgttgaggttgttgttgaG GTGGATATGGATGTTGAGGTTGTTTTTGAGGTGGATATGGatgttgaggttgttgttgaGGTGGATATGGATGTTGAGGTTGTTTTTGAGGTGGATATGGATGTTGAGGTTGTTTTTGAGGTGGATATGGATGTTGAGGTTGTTTTTGAGGTGGATATGGatgttgaggttgttgttgaGGTGAATATGGATGTTGAGGTTGTTTTTGAGGTGAATATGGATGTTGAGGTTGTTTTTGAGGTGGATATGGatgttgaggttgttgttgaGGTGGATATGGatgttgaggttgttgttgaG GTGGATATGGATGTTGAGATTGTTGTTGAGGTGAATATGGatgttgaggttgttgttgaGGTGGATATGGATGTTGAGGTTGTTTTTGAGGTGGATATGGATGTTGAGGTTGATATGGAGATGGATATTGAGATAGATATTGAGGTGGATATGGATGTTGAGGTTGATGTTGAGATTGAGGTTGAGATTCAGGTCCTGGCTCAGTGGATTTCATAG
- the LOC126873032 gene encoding uncharacterized protein LOC126873032 isoform X8, translating into MDVEVVVEVDIDVEVVVEVDMDVEVVFEVDMDVEVVVEVDMDVEVVFEVDMDVEVVFEVDMDVEVVFEVDMDVEVVVEVNMDVEVVFEVNMDVEVVFEVDMDVEVVVEVDMDVEVVVEVDMDVEVVFEVDMDVEVDMEMDIEIDIEVDMDVEVDVEIEVEIQVLAQWIS; encoded by the exons ATGGatgttgaggttgttgttgaGGTGGATATAGatgttgaggttgttgttgaG GTGGATATGGATGTTGAGGTTGTTTTTGAGGTGGATATGGatgttgaggttgttgttgaGGTGGATATGGATGTTGAGGTTGTTTTTGAGGTGGATATGGATGTTGAGGTTGTTTTTGAGGTGGATATGGATGTTGAGGTTGTTTTTGAGGTGGATATGGatgttgaggttgttgttgaGGTGAATATGGATGTTGAGGTTGTTTTTGAGGTGAATATGGATGTTGAGGTTGTTTTTGAGGTGGATATGGatgttgaggttgttgttgaGGTGGATATGGatgttgaggttgttgttgaG GTGGATATGGATGTTGAGGTTGTTTTTGAGGTGGATATGGATGTTGAGGTTGATATGGAGATGGATATTGAGATAGATATTGAGGTGGATATGGATGTTGAGGTTGATGTTGAGATTGAGGTTGAGATTCAGGTCCTGGCTCAGTGGATTTCATAG
- the LOC126873032 gene encoding uncharacterized protein LOC126873032 isoform X48 — MDVEVVVEVDIDVEVVVEVDMDVEVVFEVDMDVEVVVEVDMDVEVVFEVDMDVEVVFEVDMDVEVVVEVNMDVEVVFEVDMDVEIVVEVDMDVEVVFEVDMDVEVDMEMDIEIDIEVDMDVEVDVEIEVEIQVLAQWIS; from the exons ATGGatgttgaggttgttgttgaGGTGGATATAGatgttgaggttgttgttgaG GTGGATATGGATGTTGAGGTTGTTTTTGAGGTGGATATGGatgttgaggttgttgttgaGGTGGATATGGATGTTGAGGTTGTTTTTGAGGTGGATATGGATGTTGAGGTTGTTTTTGAGGTGGATATGGATGTTGAG gttgttgttgaGGTGAATATGGATGTTGAGGTTGTTTTTGAG GTGGATATGGATGTTGAGATTGTTGTTGAG GTGGATATGGATGTTGAGGTTGTTTTTGAGGTGGATATGGATGTTGAGGTTGATATGGAGATGGATATTGAGATAGATATTGAGGTGGATATGGATGTTGAGGTTGATGTTGAGATTGAGGTTGAGATTCAGGTCCTGGCTCAGTGGATTTCATAG
- the LOC126873032 gene encoding uncharacterized protein LOC126873032 isoform X5: MDVEVVVEVDIDVEVVVEVDMDVEVVFEVDMDVEVVVEVDMDVEVVFEVDMDVEVVFEVDMDVEVVFEVDMDVEVVVEVNMDVEVVFEVDMDVEVVVEVDMDVEVVVEVDMDVEIVVEVNMDVEVVVEVDMDVEVVFEVDMDVEVDMEMDIEIDIEVDMDVEVDVEIEVEIQVLAQWIS; this comes from the exons ATGGatgttgaggttgttgttgaGGTGGATATAGatgttgaggttgttgttgaG GTGGATATGGATGTTGAGGTTGTTTTTGAGGTGGATATGGatgttgaggttgttgttgaGGTGGATATGGATGTTGAGGTTGTTTTTGAGGTGGATATGGATGTTGAGGTTGTTTTTGAGGTGGATATGGATGTTGAGGTTGTTTTTGAGGTGGATATGGatgttgaggttgttgttgaGGTGAATATGGATGTTGAGGTTGTTTTTGAG GTGGATATGGatgttgaggttgttgttgaGGTGGATATGGatgttgaggttgttgttgaG GTGGATATGGATGTTGAGATTGTTGTTGAGGTGAATATGGatgttgaggttgttgttgaGGTGGATATGGATGTTGAGGTTGTTTTTGAGGTGGATATGGATGTTGAGGTTGATATGGAGATGGATATTGAGATAGATATTGAGGTGGATATGGATGTTGAGGTTGATGTTGAGATTGAGGTTGAGATTCAGGTCCTGGCTCAGTGGATTTCATAG
- the LOC126873032 gene encoding uncharacterized protein LOC126873032 isoform X38: MDVEVVVEVDIDVEVVVEVDMDVEVVFEVDMDVEVVVEVDMDVEVVFEVDMDVEVVFEVDMDVEVVVEVDMDVEVVVEVDMDVEIVVEVNMDVEVVVEVDMDVEVVFEVDMDVEVDMEMDIEIDIEVDMDVEVDVEIEVEIQVLAQWIS, from the exons ATGGatgttgaggttgttgttgaGGTGGATATAGatgttgaggttgttgttgaG GTGGATATGGATGTTGAGGTTGTTTTTGAGGTGGATATGGatgttgaggttgttgttgaGGTGGATATGGATGTTGAGGTTGTTTTTGAGGTGGATATGGATGTTGAGGTTGTTTTTGAGGTGGATATGGATGTTGAG gttgttgttgaGGTGGATATGGatgttgaggttgttgttgaG GTGGATATGGATGTTGAGATTGTTGTTGAGGTGAATATGGatgttgaggttgttgttgaGGTGGATATGGATGTTGAGGTTGTTTTTGAGGTGGATATGGATGTTGAGGTTGATATGGAGATGGATATTGAGATAGATATTGAGGTGGATATGGATGTTGAGGTTGATGTTGAGATTGAGGTTGAGATTCAGGTCCTGGCTCAGTGGATTTCATAG
- the LOC126873032 gene encoding uncharacterized protein LOC126873032 isoform X28 — translation MDVEVVVEVDMDVEVVVEVDMDVEVVFEVDMDVEVVFEVDMDVEVVVEVNMDVEVVFEVNMDVEVVFEVDMDVEVVVEVDMDVEVVVEVDMDVEIVVEVNMDVEVVVEVDMDVEVVFEVDMDVEVDMEMDIEIDIEVDMDVEVDVEIEVEIQVLAQWIS, via the exons ATGGatgttgaggttgttgttgaG GTGGATATGGatgttgaggttgttgttgaGGTGGATATGGATGTTGAGGTTGTTTTTGAGGTGGATATGGATGTTGAGGTTGTTTTTGAGGTGGATATGGATGTTGAG gttgttgttgaGGTGAATATGGATGTTGAGGTTGTTTTTGAGGTGAATATGGATGTTGAGGTTGTTTTTGAGGTGGATATGGatgttgaggttgttgttgaGGTGGATATGGatgttgaggttgttgttgaG GTGGATATGGATGTTGAGATTGTTGTTGAGGTGAATATGGatgttgaggttgttgttgaGGTGGATATGGATGTTGAGGTTGTTTTTGAGGTGGATATGGATGTTGAGGTTGATATGGAGATGGATATTGAGATAGATATTGAGGTGGATATGGATGTTGAGGTTGATGTTGAGATTGAGGTTGAGATTCAGGTCCTGGCTCAGTGGATTTCATAG
- the LOC126873032 gene encoding uncharacterized protein LOC126873032 isoform X20, with product MDVEVVVEVDIDVEVVVEVDMDVEVVFEVDMDVEVVVEVDMDVEVVFEVDMDVEVVFEVDMDVEVVFEVDMDVEVVVEVNMDVEVVFEVDMDVEVVVEVDMDVEVVVEVDMDVEVVFEVDMDVEVDMEMDIEIDIEVDMDVEVDVEIEVEIQVLAQWIS from the exons ATGGatgttgaggttgttgttgaGGTGGATATAGatgttgaggttgttgttgaG GTGGATATGGATGTTGAGGTTGTTTTTGAGGTGGATATGGatgttgaggttgttgttgaGGTGGATATGGATGTTGAGGTTGTTTTTGAGGTGGATATGGATGTTGAGGTTGTTTTTGAGGTGGATATGGATGTTGAGGTTGTTTTTGAGGTGGATATGGatgttgaggttgttgttgaGGTGAATATGGATGTTGAGGTTGTTTTTGAG GTGGATATGGatgttgaggttgttgttgaGGTGGATATGGatgttgaggttgttgttgaG GTGGATATGGATGTTGAGGTTGTTTTTGAGGTGGATATGGATGTTGAGGTTGATATGGAGATGGATATTGAGATAGATATTGAGGTGGATATGGATGTTGAGGTTGATGTTGAGATTGAGGTTGAGATTCAGGTCCTGGCTCAGTGGATTTCATAG
- the LOC126873032 gene encoding uncharacterized protein LOC126873032 isoform X18: MDVEVVVEVDMDVEVVFEVDMDVEVVFEVDMDVEVVFEVDMDVEVVVEVNMDVEVVFEVNMDVEVVFEVDMDVEVVVEVDMDVEVVVEVDMDVEIVVEVNMDVEVVVEVDMDVEVVFEVDMDVEVDMEMDIEIDIEVDMDVEVDVEIEVEIQVLAQWIS; this comes from the exons ATGGatgttgaggttgttgttgaGGTGGATATGGATGTTGAGGTTGTTTTTGAGGTGGATATGGATGTTGAGGTTGTTTTTGAGGTGGATATGGATGTTGAGGTTGTTTTTGAGGTGGATATGGatgttgaggttgttgttgaGGTGAATATGGATGTTGAGGTTGTTTTTGAGGTGAATATGGATGTTGAGGTTGTTTTTGAGGTGGATATGGatgttgaggttgttgttgaGGTGGATATGGatgttgaggttgttgttgaG GTGGATATGGATGTTGAGATTGTTGTTGAGGTGAATATGGatgttgaggttgttgttgaGGTGGATATGGATGTTGAGGTTGTTTTTGAGGTGGATATGGATGTTGAGGTTGATATGGAGATGGATATTGAGATAGATATTGAGGTGGATATGGATGTTGAGGTTGATGTTGAGATTGAGGTTGAGATTCAGGTCCTGGCTCAGTGGATTTCATAG
- the LOC126873032 gene encoding uncharacterized protein LOC126873032 isoform X33, giving the protein MDVEVVVEVDIDVEVVVEVDMDVEVVFEVDMDVEVVVEVDMDVEVVFEVDMDVEVVFEVDMDVEVVFEVDMDVEVVVEVDMDVEVVVEVDMDVEVVVEVDMDVEVVFEVDMDVEVDMEMDIEIDIEVDMDVEVDVEIEVEIQVLAQWIS; this is encoded by the exons ATGGatgttgaggttgttgttgaGGTGGATATAGatgttgaggttgttgttgaG GTGGATATGGATGTTGAGGTTGTTTTTGAGGTGGATATGGatgttgaggttgttgttgaGGTGGATATGGATGTTGAGGTTGTTTTTGAGGTGGATATGGATGTTGAGGTTGTTTTTGAGGTGGATATGGATGTTGAGGTTGTTTTTGAGGTGGATATGGatgttgaggttgttgttgaG GTGGATATGGatgttgaggttgttgttgaGGTGGATATGGatgttgaggttgttgttgaG GTGGATATGGATGTTGAGGTTGTTTTTGAGGTGGATATGGATGTTGAGGTTGATATGGAGATGGATATTGAGATAGATATTGAGGTGGATATGGATGTTGAGGTTGATGTTGAGATTGAGGTTGAGATTCAGGTCCTGGCTCAGTGGATTTCATAG
- the LOC126873032 gene encoding uncharacterized protein LOC126873032 isoform X19 has protein sequence MDVEVVVEVDIDVEVVVEVDMDVEVVFEVDMDVEVVVEVDMDVEVVFEVDMDVEVVFEVDMDVEVVFEVDMDVEVVVEVNMDVEVVFEVDMDVEIVVEVNMDVEVVVEVDMDVEVVFEVDMDVEVDMEMDIEIDIEVDMDVEVDVEIEVEIQVLAQWIS, from the exons ATGGatgttgaggttgttgttgaGGTGGATATAGatgttgaggttgttgttgaG GTGGATATGGATGTTGAGGTTGTTTTTGAGGTGGATATGGatgttgaggttgttgttgaGGTGGATATGGATGTTGAGGTTGTTTTTGAGGTGGATATGGATGTTGAGGTTGTTTTTGAGGTGGATATGGATGTTGAGGTTGTTTTTGAGGTGGATATGGatgttgaggttgttgttgaGGTGAATATGGATGTTGAGGTTGTTTTTGAG GTGGATATGGATGTTGAGATTGTTGTTGAGGTGAATATGGatgttgaggttgttgttgaGGTGGATATGGATGTTGAGGTTGTTTTTGAGGTGGATATGGATGTTGAGGTTGATATGGAGATGGATATTGAGATAGATATTGAGGTGGATATGGATGTTGAGGTTGATGTTGAGATTGAGGTTGAGATTCAGGTCCTGGCTCAGTGGATTTCATAG